A single region of the Legionella oakridgensis ATCC 33761 = DSM 21215 genome encodes:
- a CDS encoding PHA/PHB synthase family protein, which yields MGQGSQKKTSELLTSEVITTQKNLNSAMEELADNLLSFEQSVLKNNTNAIKRAEFLDRIFHANLGRMTTGLSPAALVIAYTDWCAHIAISPNKRLQLLESAGKKITDFWKNITDYVYKKELQCFETKDKRFNQRFKDDSWKAWPYCAIAQSFLQMEDWWQEATDIRGLEKNHKDLVSFVRYQWINALSPENSPFLNPQVLEKTIETKGQNLVDGWRNFQNDVWRYLKGERAIGTEHYVVGKDVAVTKGKIVYRNELFELIQYAPQTKQVYSEPVLIIPAWIMKYYILDLSPHNSMVNYLVKKGHTVFMMSWKNPDERYRDYGMQDYLKKGVIEALDAVTAITQQKKIHATGYCIGGTILTMAASYLVRHHDHRLKTITLFAAQTDFEEAGELMTFIDENQLCYLEDIMFSQGYLRGDQMSSTFDMLRPRQLIWSKAVQQYLLGERQSMNDLMAWNEDVTRLPYKMHAEYLRHLHLNNDLAEGDYRIDGEPVTLEDIQTPLFVVATEKDHIAPWKSVYKIHLYPERAEVTFVLANRGHNGGIVSEPGHKGRSYRMGKTPPDSPYKTPDDWYQHHKSRPGSWWAAWHRWLAEQSGSKSAPPSMGAPERGYNILEEAPGVYVKER from the coding sequence ATGGGGCAGGGAAGTCAAAAGAAAACCAGTGAATTATTGACGAGTGAAGTCATTACCACTCAGAAAAACCTGAATTCTGCCATGGAAGAACTCGCTGACAATCTGCTCTCATTCGAACAATCCGTGCTGAAAAACAATACCAATGCCATTAAACGCGCCGAATTTTTGGACCGTATCTTTCATGCCAATTTGGGTCGGATGACGACCGGCTTATCGCCAGCCGCGCTTGTTATTGCTTACACAGACTGGTGTGCTCATATAGCCATATCCCCCAATAAACGGCTGCAATTATTAGAGAGTGCTGGCAAAAAAATAACTGATTTTTGGAAAAACATTACGGATTATGTCTATAAAAAAGAGCTTCAATGCTTTGAGACAAAAGATAAACGCTTTAATCAGCGTTTCAAAGACGATTCCTGGAAAGCATGGCCGTATTGCGCGATAGCACAAAGTTTTTTACAAATGGAAGATTGGTGGCAGGAAGCAACGGATATTCGTGGACTAGAAAAAAATCATAAAGATTTGGTGTCTTTTGTACGGTATCAATGGATTAATGCGCTCTCCCCAGAAAACAGTCCTTTTTTAAATCCTCAAGTATTGGAAAAAACAATCGAAACCAAAGGGCAAAATTTGGTGGATGGATGGCGAAATTTCCAGAATGATGTTTGGCGATATTTAAAAGGAGAACGGGCAATAGGAACAGAACATTATGTTGTTGGCAAAGATGTTGCTGTTACCAAGGGAAAGATAGTTTATCGGAATGAGCTTTTTGAGTTGATCCAATATGCTCCACAAACGAAACAGGTTTATTCGGAACCCGTGTTGATTATACCGGCCTGGATCATGAAATATTACATTCTTGATTTATCTCCTCATAATTCCATGGTGAATTATCTGGTTAAAAAAGGTCACACGGTATTCATGATGTCATGGAAAAATCCAGATGAGCGATATCGCGATTATGGCATGCAGGATTATTTAAAAAAGGGCGTGATTGAAGCGCTGGATGCAGTAACAGCAATAACACAACAAAAGAAGATCCATGCCACGGGGTATTGCATTGGTGGCACGATCCTGACCATGGCGGCTTCTTATCTTGTCAGGCATCATGATCATCGTTTAAAAACGATTACTTTATTCGCAGCCCAGACTGATTTTGAAGAGGCGGGGGAGTTGATGACATTTATTGATGAAAATCAGCTTTGCTATTTGGAAGACATCATGTTTTCACAAGGTTATTTGCGAGGTGACCAAATGTCTTCTACGTTTGATATGCTAAGGCCTCGACAATTGATTTGGTCAAAAGCTGTTCAGCAATACTTGCTTGGTGAGCGGCAGTCTATGAATGATTTGATGGCATGGAACGAAGACGTTACCCGCCTGCCTTATAAAATGCATGCAGAATATTTACGCCATTTGCATTTGAATAATGATTTGGCAGAAGGAGACTATCGCATTGATGGCGAGCCAGTCACTTTGGAAGACATTCAAACCCCATTGTTTGTCGTAGCTACCGAAAAAGATCATATTGCCCCTTGGAAATCCGTTTATAAAATCCATCTCTATCCAGAGCGTGCAGAAGTCACTTTTGTTTTGGCCAATAGAGGTCATAATGGCGGGATTGTTTCTGAACCTGGCCACAAGGGGCGGAGTTATCGTATGGGAAAAACTCCACCTGATTCACCTTATAAGACACCCGATGATTGGTATCAGCATCATAAAAGCCGGCCTGGCTCATGGTGGGCGGCTTGGCATCGCTGGCTGGCAGAGCAATCGGGTTCTAAAAGTGCTCCTCCGTCGATGGGTGCTCCAGAAAGAGGATATAACATTCTCGAAGAGGCACCTGGTGTTTATGTGAAAGAAAGATAA